The proteins below come from a single Colius striatus isolate bColStr4 unplaced genomic scaffold, bColStr4.1.hap1 scaffold_38, whole genome shotgun sequence genomic window:
- the LOC133629323 gene encoding inositol 1,4,5-trisphosphate receptor-interacting protein-like 1, whose amino-acid sequence MAPQPVSDALDEVTRQRLKQTELQLSLETTQLMEQLEQTHQGQYGFAWGAMLLHGLQHWQFWVAAAVLVLLLGLLWWLRKRSREPDHSSGEESSSSNNEQAKVENEGYDFVGFLDKHIQWQVQNLASQSEMAKKLMDRFVLISQKILAESFSPVLQPAIGVGSSFEGWNPCEKDITHRMLVPLKAPQGYSFHLEPDTAQELPGRGFRIRVQPECTCSGEEPTGDVLCFLHHPEQEWRSDEVTNFFDHLCTDHYLDVEKTACWFCHLMVSAWSFFLLSRSQPLVMLPSRRSCKFEVRNCRQKILTFELIFGVQQGDSDIFVTSETSPDAVFTPSTMWFESCAVAEVKFFRHVAWKPGSYHLHCLHLCTRILLGYSFSTYIMKTVVMHLMASTPQSGWRRRHFLMRLGEIMRYLGHCVEERCLNHFFFGNENVPEEIVLPPGFREAEPLNLFQHLVEDIAAYAKALRDFDKLKDKLARLLIYGKR is encoded by the coding sequence ATGGCACCACAGCCGGTCAGCGATGCACTGGATGAAGTCACGCGCCAGCGCCTGAAGCAGACTGAGTTGCAGCTGAGCCTGGAGACCACTCAGCTGatggagcagctggagcagacacACCAGGGGCAGTATGGCTTTGCCTGGGGAGCCATGCTTCTTCATGGCTTGCAGCACTGGCAATTCTGGGTCGCTGCTGCAGTCCTGGTTCTGCTCTTGGGGCTCCTCTGGTGGCTCAGGAAAAGGAGCCGTGAGCCAGACCACAGCAGTGGagaggagagctccagcagcaACAATGAGCAGGCGAAAGTGGAAAATGAAGGATATGACTTTGTAGGGTTTTTAGACAAACACATACAGTGGCAAGTTCAGAACCTGGCTTCACAGAGTGAGATGGCAAAGAAGCTGATGGACAGATTTGTCTTAATCAGCCAAAAAATCTTGGCAGAAAGTTtctccccagtgctgcagccagccaTCGGGGTGGGCAGCAGCTTTGAAGGCTGGAATCCTTGTGAGAAGGACATCACACACCGCATGCTTGTGCCCCTGAAGGCCCCCCAAGGGTACTCCTTCCACCTGGAGCCTGACACTGCACAGGAGCTGCCGGGAAGGGGCTTTCGCATCCGTGTGCAGCCGGAGTGCACCTGCAGTGGAGAGGAGCCGACAGGAGACGTGCTCTGCTTCCTCCATCACCCCGAGCAAGAATGGAGGAGTGATGAGGTCACCAACTTCTTTGACCACCTCTGCACTGACCACTACCTGGATGTGGAGAAAACTGCCTGCTGGTTCTGTCACTTGATGGTATCAGCCTGgagcttctttcttctgtcacGTTCACAACCCCTTGTGATGCTGCCCTCTAGGCGCTCCTGCAAATTTGAGGTGAGAAACTGCAGACAGAAAATCCTCACCTTTGAGTTGATCTTTGGGGTGCAGCAAGGTGACTCAGACATCTTTGTGACCAGCGAGACCTCACCTGACGCTGTTTTCACCCCAAGCACGATGTGGTttgagagctgtgctgtggcagaggtGAAGTTCTTCAGGCATGTGGCCTGGAAGCCTGGCAGCTACCACCTCCATTGCCTGCATCTCTGCACCCGCATCCTGCTGGGATACAGCTTTTCCACGTATATCATGAAGACAGTAGTGATGCACCTCATGGCCAGCACACCCCAGTCAGGCTGGCGCAGGAGGCATTTCCTGATGCGCCTGGGGGAAATCATGCGGTACCTGGGCCACTGCGTGGAGGAGAGGTGCCTCAACCACTTCTTCTTTGGGAATGAGAATGTGCCAGAGGAGATTGTCTTGCCACCAGGCTTCCGAGAGGCTGAACCACTCAACCTCTTCCAGCACCTGGTGGAGGATATAGCTGCCTATGCCAAGGCTCTGCGGGACTTTGATAAGCTGAAAGATAAGCTTGCAAGACTGCTGATCTACGGAAAGCGATAG